The Panicum virgatum strain AP13 chromosome 3N, P.virgatum_v5, whole genome shotgun sequence genome includes the window AAGAATTCATGCGTCCGCAACCTATTTTCCTACTCATGAACATGTTTATGAATCTTCCTGTCTATTTTTCAACTGTTTTGGTGTTAgccctttttttttgcttgagTCCATCCTTGACAAGATATAGATTTGCTTATGACATTGTTCACATATTCTGATGGACAAAGAAAGAGCTACTCTCCAAAGAATGAAAGCAGACTTGGGATTTCTCCTGACATTGCACATGGCCTTGAGCTCATCTTATATTCAATTTTTGTATTGGTAATTGATATGAACTTTAGTGAGACCTGTATATCAGATCTGTCGGTGTAGACATGTACTTTAGCAAACCTCATGAACTGTAGCAATTCATTTTCGGATGTTTTGTATCCATTGTTATTTGTTATTTCCAGCAGCCGCACTATGGTACTGAAACTGAGCTTGGTATAGATATAAATTTTGTTTTTGGATTCTTGAGATTCTCACCGATCTGGCAGTTATTATCATACGAAATGTTGTCGTCTCCTGTTCCATTAGTGCATTATCCTCAGATATTCAGATTTGTGTACggatatttgctttgcatggatgGAATACAGCCTAAAATGGTTCAACTGACTGGGTCCATTTCCAGATCGAAATGAATGAATTCATCAACTTGTCAAGGTTGCTTAGCCAAGTTCAGCCCAACCTGTGGCACAGCTTATTATCTTTATCTTTATTACAGAAGAAATTCTGCCTTGTTGTAAGGATACTGGGCCGAATTTACTACACGGGCCTTGCCCGGATCCAAACTTCCAAATGCATCTTCTTCCAAAACCCAACTCTACGGAGCGCCGCATCCCGCAGCCAGAACCCTAGCCTCGCTGCCATGGCCGCCTCCATGCTCCGCTCCGGCCACCGACTCTTCCTccgccgccagcgcctctcTGCAGCATTCTCCACCGCCTCGGCCGAGGAGCTCATCGACGTCCGCAAGCTTCCCACCGACTACGACCCCTCCACCTTTGACCCATCCTCCCCGTCCCGGCCGCCTCCGTCCGACCGCGTGTGGCGCCTCGTCGAGGACGTCTCCTCCCTCACCCTTGCGGAGTCCgccgctctctcctctctccttctccGCCGCCTTGACATACCCTCGGCACCCCCCATCGCCATCCTCAACTCCGCTGCggggcttggcggcggcggcacggccggcGCGGCTGGAGAGAAGGCTGCGGCGGCAGCCGAGAAGACGGTCTTCGAGCTGCGGCTGGAGGCGTTCGACGCGGCGAGCAAGATCAAGGTGATCAAGGAAATCCGGACGTTCACTGACCTGGGGCTGAAGGAGGCCAAGGAGCTGGTGGAGAAGGCGCCTGCGGTGATCAAGGACGGCGTATCCAAGGAGGATGCTGAGGCGATCGTCGAGCGGATGAAGGCTGTTGGAGCCAAGGTCGTCATGGACTGATCGGAGCATGCCATTCACGGGTGAGATCCTGCAAATTTATGCTCCATTTCAGGTCAACTTTAAAGTGCAAGGATGCGAGTGTCACAGTGAAATTGTGGACTTGGAGTGTGTTTAGTCGAATGTGTTGTGATCTTTGAATGTGTCATTGTATCGTATCTATAACTCAGTCATCGTGTAGTGGGATTGGGACATAAGTTGTGAGCTAGTTGGACAAAAACAAATTAGTGCATTGCTATTTGCTATGATGATTTTGTGAACTTGCAGCTGTCGAGTTGAAATAACCTAGTAACTTAGTGGttaacattttgctcttctttcAGTGAATCACATCATACTGTTCTGTCTTGACTGGAAGTAATTTTTCCATTGAAGTAATTTTGTGATATGCTTGCAACTTAGCTGATGTTGCAATGTGCAGGTgatgttgataatctttaaccGTATGCTTTTCATGTTGGCCCGGCTGCATATGCTGCTCATTTCACATGGTTGAAGACTGCATCCAGATTGGCTCGGCACTGCAACTGGAACTTTGAGCCTCAACGGCCATCAACTATTCATTAAATCACGTGTTTCCTCTTATTCTGTTGAGGAATAGCTTCTCACTAGCAAGAGATGCGGAATAAATTACTTTGGAAATTGAGATAAATAAAAATAACACACACATCTGGAGTATTACAGTATGTGTAATGTTACTTTTGGTTGGCAAATATCCCTGCATGCATATATTCTGGTGGCATGCCCATAGCAGAGCAGCCTGAGCTATGTAGTCTTTGTCTTCTGTATTTGTTCGATGATTGATCATATGAAATGGTATGTAGCTGATGGTGGTTATGTTTCGTGGTTCGCATTCAGTACTTATTGAATCTTGGGTTGTGCTGTATCCTGAATTTTGGAATAGAAACCTGTACATTCACTGAGATCCTTAGGGCTTGCTCGATTAGACATGGATTCATTCAGGGCGGGGaatgatagaaacaataagAAATATAAGTGATTCATTCCGGGTCGAAAACTAATTGCAATAAAATAGGCTTATGATAACTACATTAAAAGACATGGAATCAATTCATGAGTCTAGAGGTGTGGAATTAATCTTGGTCTCTTGTTGTGCTTATTATGAATTTATTTtgttgcaattagttttttaccCGGAATGAATCACGATCTCTCTTTTACTGTTTCTATCATTCCCGGCCCGGAATGAATCCATGTCCAACCGAACAAGGCCTTATCCTGTGTCGCGTGGTTTTATCATACGCCGGGTCTCCACGCCATGTTTATTACTGATATAAATTTGGGGAGCAAGTTTGTTTCTCGCAAAACTTATTCCTGGTTCAGAGAACTCGGAGCAGCAAAGATGATCAGTGCTCAGGAGGGCCAAATCGACCTAGCTGATCTGCACATCTGTCCGCATGCTGTGTCACTCTGCTGTTCCTTCAGTTGATATTTGGCACATTAGCTCCAGTCTCCCGTTTTttgcaggggcggcggctcgCTGCCCACCACCGCTCATGCAAAGCTTGCAGCTGGCAGTATAACGCGGCCCCGTGCACAGCATAGAATGGTAAACCAAACAAAAGCAAGCTCTTTTTGCTATTATGAACCATATAATCATCATATGTCGTGTGTCTGTTATAACTGTCCCAGTTTCAAACAACAGCAGCTACGAACACAGAAAGTGGTCAGCGTTCAGCAAATCCCCTGTACATAAAGCTCAGTTCAGAGTCCCTCCAAAGCAAGGCAGCAGAAAAAAGAAATTCCgggagtatttttttttcactttctCCTGTATATCATCTCGTGCGCTTCTTCACGTTCAGGTCAAGGGATCAGAGGACTCGTGCCAAAATTAAGGCATTTCCGATCCATCCGATTCGGAAGGTACCTTGTCTGACGGCTCGTCGCTGAAAACTCTCTCCCTCGCTTTATCGGACTGCAAAGGAGGCAAAAGGTCATTAGGCTACAAATTATTTGTGATCAGCGTTGGTTCTGAAAAGACTTGGAGAGTTCAGAGAAAGAACAAACCATCTTCTGCCAGTTGCTGAAGAATGCTATGATGGCAAGGAGGAAGAACTGCACTATGGAGCCACAGGAAATGCCTATCCAAAGCCCTTTTCCTTCCATCTTCAGAACAAAGCCGAGCAAGAGTGCCGTTGGGATCCCAACGAGATAGAACGAGCCCAGGTTGACATAGGCGCCCAAGTGCTGCCACCCGCAACCTCTAGCAATACCTGATGATAAAAAACAACATGTGTTAGCATTTAGCATCAACGTGTCTCGCTAGGAGCTGTACTGAAGTTAGCGTTGTCAATCATCCAACACTTGAAATGACAGCCACACTCACATAAGTTCAAATTCAGATGGATGTTTGCGTACCCAAACACACAAGAAGAAATGAACTAAAATATATAGCAGACGGGAATACCACTAGTTAGAGAAAGGTGTAAATTGCATACATAGTGATGTGGAGTCTGCTTACGGTAACATCTCTGCTAGATGCGTGTTGATGAAAACACCGGCATCCATGTTCACGTAAGAGCCCATTTTCGAAGGAATAAACAAGTAACTCCCCGAGTAACAAAATTTTGCTTCCACAACACAGAATAGCATTAGTACTGTGGAAGAAACTAAGAACAGAAGCGGCGCGTTACCTGGTTGGTATGACATTGGCATGACTGACAAAACTGTAATGGTCACTTGCCACCTGATGGGCTTCATACCAAAATTGAGAAGAGCACATAGATTGAATTACAGAGATCAAGCTAAGGGGTACGGGGCGTTGTAGTTTGGTGTAAAGACCGATGAAAGTTTGTTTCATAACTTTACAGGCATCATtggaagatgtgtttttgaggtTTTAAGAAcaggaatttttttttctttactcTTTTGAAGGAAAGGCAGATCAACCAGCTTAACAAAGTTTAGAGATGTGACCTGATAGAACTCCTTGCAGGCTATCAGCAGCAACAGAGACGCACACAAATGGAACCATTGCATTGACATACGCAACAACCTCCTTATCGCTGCTATATGCATAGCCCAAGATGTGCTGTGATGCCAACAGGATAACTGTAATGATAGCCGCCTCCATCACGGCAATACACATGACAACCTGGACAGCTGATCGAGCTCCTTCGGGGTTGCCACCACCTAATTCATTTGCTACCCTAGTGCTGCTCATTGGACAATACGAACAAATTTCATTATAACTTTGTCTCAATAATCAAAAGTAGTAGCAGCTAGGAGTAAGTAAGCTTCTTCGTACCTTGCAGCGGCTCCAAACCCATAAGGTATAGTATACATTAACGTGATAGTCGTCAGGCTGATGAAGAGCACGCGGATAAGCAGTGCAaataattttagaaaaaatgCAATGTATTGCAATTGCGTGTTAATATACATATGTGAAAAACACACTTACCAGATTGAAAGAACTGAAGTTTGTAGCTCTGGATTTGGTAAAATTCCTGAGAGAAGAATGAGGATCTCAAAGGACCACCATTCAAAACTATAAAGATTGTGAAAGAGAATTCATTATTAGCCTAACATCAGAATTATCACATAAAAAGAGAAAGATGTTAAAGGAAATTACCACAGCATCAGTGCAGATGGAAGAGCTAGGCGCAGAAACACACCAACTCCTTTGAAGGCCTCAATTGTAGGAGGCGAGCGGGTCTCCTTACAAGAATTCGAGCATCTAATGTAAGCAGCAAGCATAATTACGTTTAACCAATATGATAAGCTTATCGCCAAAGAAGCTCCAATATACCCTAAACTGGTCTTGAACACTAATAACCAGCAAATAGGAATGTGCAGGAGCAGTGTTGCAATGGAGAACCATAGCATAGGAATTATCAGACTCTGAGACTGCAGAAATTTTGTGAGAGGCTGGCTGATTGCGTATGCAAAGAGTCCTGGAATCAACCAGACTATATATCTCCCGGCTTCCCTTGAGATCAAGGGGTCTTGACCTATGAGGATGAGGAGTTTGGCCATGAAAACCCACAGAAGTGATATTGGAATGCTCACAACTATGAGTGTGACTATAGCTCTATAGGTGTGCATTCCCAATTTTTCGTACTGTTTTGCGCCATAGGCTTGGCCGCATAGAGTTTCCAATCCACTTGCCATTCCAATCTGTTTCAGAAGTACACTAGTTGATCAGTTAATGGAAGAAAAATATGTGAATCATTCCATTAAATCAGAAGATCACCGTACAAGGGAAAAAGGATGCTAAGTAGATGTTTCTGATGTAGTACATGCTTAAGCCAAGAGTGCTGGATAATAAGGGCACGCTTATACTTGAAAGTTGAATGGAGCATAAGTTTTATGTACCACCATTCTGCAAAAAACCTATTCTAAATGACGAGATCATGAAGAATGACTAGTCGCCATCCATGCAAAGAGCTTCAACAGCAGTGTGTACTATTCAACAGATTCAGTGAGCTAAACTTGTAACTTCACTATACAGATgcaattcttttttttccccatcAAAGAAGCTAAGCTTGCTTCTGAAATTTTGAGTTCCAGTTTCCAAACACGATGCCAGATGTTGAAGAATCACTGCATAATTTCAAGGTTCCATACCATAGCTAGCTGAAGACACAATCTACGACTTCCAAATCTCAATCCAATATTTTTCTAATTCCTCCCCCTTTTTTGTGAACTCACGTGACAAGCAGAAAAACAGAGAAACGCTTGTCAAGCGAACAGGATCGCGCAACGAATTTGAAAAAGGAGGAGATGAGAAGGCACGGAGTGCTTAATGTGAAACGTACGAGGAGGCTGAAACCGGAGACGGTGGCGAGGGAGGTGGcgatggcggaggcggagagcgggAGGACGCCGGGGAGGTGGCCGACCATCATGTTGGACGCCACCTGCACCGCGTACTGCGACATGCTCACGGCCGCCATCGGCAGGGCCACGTACCCGACCTTGCCGGCCTCCCGCGCCAGGTCCCTCCACCACCTGAcgcagccgctgccgctgccgcactTCTCCTCCcgtccgtcgccgccgtcccgcaACGTGTACTGCGGCAGCAGAAGCGGCGCTCTGTCCTCCATGGTGGCCGCCGCTCTCGACTCGTCGCGTTTCTCTCTATCGCTGGATGCTGGCCGTGGATGGGGGGCTTCTTAATGGAGACGGACTGCGCGCTCTCAGCGCCGGGTGTACTGAGAACGGGATTCTATAGAGgaaaaaatatgtttatatttttgaaaagctGAATTAGATTATTTATAAGGAGATGATTATCACCTAGGGACTCTTATTTCTAAGCATgtattttctttttcacaaaacGGTAATCAGGCTAAGCTTTGATCTTTTTCAAGAAAGTTTGTTTTTTATTTCTAAAATATGGagttcatatttttttaaaaaaataatggcTGACAAATACCCCAAAAATCATCATTAATTTTGATAATAAATCTAGAAGATATGACCGCACGCGGGCACTTGAAATCCATGTGTAGATTTCACAACAAAAAGGTTAAACCTGCTGTCTTATAGGCAAAGAGACGtttttgctctctctctctccctttctctccTTATTTACTCTTTGTCACGTGGTCGGCTAAAGTGCTTGCAAAGTATCTTGCAGATAACTACTATATTTATAGACAAatttgaaacttaaaaattcttATATTTGTGTGAGGAGATATTACATTTCTTTGCAGGAAATTTGTGGATGGAGATATTCTTACATTTATAAGCGGAGAGAGTACTTAGTTACTTTGTACTATGTATATATTTTAAGATATGCGCTCATATTTATACTTCATGAGTACCTATGAGGAATGAATTGACAACATGTCAACCTATCTTATATTGATCAAACAAAACAATTCAACTA containing:
- the LOC120664705 gene encoding 50S ribosomal protein L7/L12-like, producing MAASMLRSGHRLFLRRQRLSAAFSTASAEELIDVRKLPTDYDPSTFDPSSPSRPPPSDRVWRLVEDVSSLTLAESAALSSLLLRRLDIPSAPPIAILNSAAGLGGGGTAGAAGEKAAAAAEKTVFELRLEAFDAASKIKVIKEIRTFTDLGLKEAKELVEKAPAVIKDGVSKEDAEAIVERMKAVGAKVVMD
- the LOC120664704 gene encoding protein DETOXIFICATION 14-like → MEDRAPLLLPQYTLRDGGDGREEKCGSGSGCVRWWRDLAREAGKVGYVALPMAAVSMSQYAVQVASNMMVGHLPGVLPLSASAIATSLATVSGFSLLIGMASGLETLCGQAYGAKQYEKLGMHTYRAIVTLIVVSIPISLLWVFMAKLLILIGQDPLISREAGRYIVWLIPGLFAYAISQPLTKFLQSQSLIIPMLWFSIATLLLHIPICWLLVFKTSLGYIGASLAISLSYWLNVIMLAAYIRCSNSCKETRSPPTIEAFKGVGVFLRLALPSALMLCFEWWSFEILILLSGILPNPELQTSVLSICLTTITLMYTIPYGFGAAASTRVANELGGGNPEGARSAVQVVMCIAVMEAAIITVILLASQHILGYAYSSDKEVVAYVNAMVPFVCVSVAADSLQGVLSGIARGCGWQHLGAYVNLGSFYLVGIPTALLLGFVLKMEGKGLWIGISCGSIVQFFLLAIIAFFSNWQKMSDKARERVFSDEPSDKVPSESDGSEMP